Proteins from one Thioflavicoccus mobilis 8321 genomic window:
- a CDS encoding ammonium transporter translates to MHYNKLWAIGLPAGLAVALGPTTAWAQAATGPNLGNTAWILTSTALVLFMTLPGLSLFYGGLVRTKNVLSVLMQCFAITCLVSLLWFAYAYSLTFVGGGDWLGSLEKAFMGSVTVDSLSGDIPETVFAMFQLTFAIITPALVVGGFAERMRFSAMMLFTALWVTLVYVPVAHWVWGGGWLGQMGLLDFAGGTVVHITAGVAALVAALVIGRREGFQQTAMPPHNMTMVVTGAGMLWVGWFGFNAGSALAANGSAGMAMMVTHLSAAAGSLAWMTAEWVKYGKPSVLGIVTGMVAGLGTITPASGFVGPAAAVLIGLTAGFVCFNATQFLKRVLKVDDSLDVFPVHGVGGILGTLAAGIFASTQLGLFSGNGFADGIDSIGQQLGVQFVGVVATVGYTAVMTFFALKLVDLLVGLRVNREEEIGGLDIALHEERGYDI, encoded by the coding sequence ATGCACTACAATAAGCTTTGGGCGATTGGTCTGCCGGCCGGTCTGGCGGTCGCCCTCGGTCCGACCACTGCCTGGGCGCAAGCGGCCACCGGGCCGAACCTGGGCAATACCGCCTGGATCCTCACGTCGACGGCGCTTGTGCTCTTCATGACCCTCCCGGGCCTGTCGCTCTTCTACGGTGGGCTGGTGCGGACCAAGAACGTCCTCTCCGTGCTGATGCAGTGCTTCGCGATTACCTGCCTGGTCTCGTTGCTCTGGTTCGCCTACGCCTACAGCCTCACCTTCGTCGGCGGAGGCGACTGGCTCGGCAGCCTCGAAAAGGCCTTCATGGGCAGCGTGACCGTCGATTCATTGTCCGGCGATATCCCGGAGACGGTCTTCGCGATGTTCCAGTTGACCTTTGCGATCATCACGCCGGCGCTCGTCGTCGGCGGGTTCGCCGAGCGGATGCGCTTCTCGGCGATGATGCTCTTCACGGCGCTCTGGGTGACGCTCGTCTATGTCCCGGTCGCGCACTGGGTTTGGGGTGGTGGCTGGCTCGGCCAGATGGGGCTGCTCGACTTCGCCGGCGGTACCGTCGTGCACATCACGGCCGGCGTCGCGGCGCTGGTTGCGGCCCTCGTGATCGGCCGGCGCGAGGGCTTCCAACAGACGGCGATGCCGCCGCATAACATGACGATGGTCGTCACCGGCGCCGGCATGCTCTGGGTCGGCTGGTTCGGCTTCAATGCCGGCAGTGCCCTGGCGGCGAACGGCAGCGCCGGCATGGCAATGATGGTCACCCACCTCTCGGCCGCGGCCGGATCGCTCGCGTGGATGACGGCCGAGTGGGTCAAGTACGGCAAGCCGAGCGTGCTCGGTATCGTCACCGGCATGGTTGCCGGCCTTGGCACCATCACCCCGGCCTCGGGCTTCGTCGGCCCGGCGGCGGCCGTCCTCATCGGCTTGACGGCCGGTTTCGTCTGCTTCAATGCGACCCAGTTTCTGAAGCGGGTGCTGAAGGTCGACGACTCGCTGGACGTGTTCCCGGTGCACGGGGTCGGCGGTATCCTCGGCACCTTGGCGGCCGGCATCTTCGCCTCGACGCAGCTCGGCCTGTTTAGCGGCAATGGCTTCGCCGATGGCATCGACAGCATCGGCCAGCAACTTGGTGTCCAGTTCGTCGGTGTCGTTGCGACGGTCGGCTATACCGCCGTAATGACCTTTTTCGCCCTCAAACTGGTCGATCTCCTGGTCGGCCTGCGGGTCAATCGCGAGGAGGAGATCGGCGGTCTGGATATCGCGCTGCACGAGGAGCGGGGCTACGATATTTGA
- a CDS encoding efflux RND transporter permease subunit has product MILSDVSVTRPVFASVLSLLLVAFGLVAYERLPLREYPDIDPPVVSVDTVYPGAAANVVETRITRLIEDRIAGVEGIESIESVSEDGRSRITIRFDIARDIDGAANDVRDRVSGVLDHLPDEAEPPDIQKVDSNEDVVMWLNLASDRMTVPELTDYAQRYLVDRFSVLDGVARVRAGGGQDFAMRIWLDRTELAARGLTVADVEAALRAENVELPAGSVESLARQFSVRVDRTFHTAEDFARLVLARGADGYLIRLGDVARVERGTDEDRTFFRGNGVPMVGIGIIKQSTANTIAVAEAAKAEMEQINATLPEGMDLKQSYDTSVFVKGAIHEVYKTLAIAIGLVVLVIFLFLGTVRATLVPAVTVPVSLVATFTVLLALGFSINILTLLALVLAIGLVVDDSIVVLENIHRRMEEYGETRLVAAFRGTRQVGFAVVATSLVLAAVFVPIAFLQGDVGRLFAEFALTMVAAVGFSTLVALTLSPMLASKVLAPSHAGGLGGLVDRAFGRVRRGYRTLLGLFLARKWLIGLLFTATLAGALWLFDAIPQEYAPKEDRGAFFVLVNGPEGASFRYMSRYMDEIERRLLPYAERGEAIRVLVRAPRSFGNNAIFNTGMVIVVLNDFAMRRSGWAIMNEIRASLAELPGVTAFPVMRQGFGARIQKPVQFVIGGGTYEELAAWRDILLARIEEDNPGLTGIDWDYKETKPQLRVAIDYDRAADLGVSVSTIGRTLETMLGSRQVTTYIDAGEEYDVILEGERAAQRTPASLENLYVRSQRSGELVPLANLVTIEEMADSPSLNRYNRMRAITIEANLSDELALGEALDFLQGLVAEHLPEQAQIDYKGLSQDFRDSAGGVLFVFLLGVVVVFLVLAAQFESWVHPLVIMLTVPLAMAGALFGLWLTGQTMNLYSQIGLIMLVGLAAKNGILIVEFANQLRDQGRTFRDALLEAADVRLRPIVMTGITTAAGSLPLLLSAGAGAETRTVIGTVILFGVLAATLFTLFVVPVAYDLLARRTGSPGDVKRRLLAESAAADKMQ; this is encoded by the coding sequence GTGATCCTGTCCGACGTCTCGGTCACCCGGCCGGTCTTCGCCAGCGTCCTGTCACTGCTGCTGGTTGCCTTTGGGCTGGTCGCCTACGAGCGATTGCCGCTGCGCGAATATCCGGACATCGACCCGCCGGTCGTCTCGGTCGACACCGTCTACCCGGGTGCCGCGGCCAATGTCGTCGAGACGCGAATCACGCGCCTGATCGAGGACCGCATCGCCGGCGTCGAGGGCATCGAGAGCATCGAGTCGGTGAGCGAGGACGGGCGCTCGCGGATCACGATTCGCTTCGACATCGCCCGCGACATCGACGGCGCCGCGAACGACGTCCGCGACCGCGTCTCCGGCGTCCTCGACCATCTCCCGGACGAGGCCGAGCCGCCGGATATCCAGAAGGTCGACAGCAACGAAGACGTCGTCATGTGGCTGAACCTGGCCAGCGATCGGATGACTGTGCCTGAGCTGACCGACTACGCACAGCGTTACCTCGTCGACCGCTTTTCGGTCCTCGACGGCGTCGCCCGGGTGCGCGCCGGCGGCGGGCAGGATTTCGCGATGCGCATCTGGCTCGATCGCACCGAGCTTGCCGCACGCGGCCTGACGGTCGCCGATGTCGAGGCGGCGCTGCGCGCCGAGAACGTCGAGCTGCCGGCGGGTAGCGTCGAGTCGCTGGCCCGGCAGTTCAGTGTGCGCGTCGACCGCACCTTCCACACGGCCGAGGACTTCGCCCGGCTCGTGCTCGCCCGCGGCGCCGACGGTTACCTGATCCGCCTCGGCGACGTGGCCCGCGTCGAACGCGGTACCGACGAGGACCGCACCTTCTTCCGCGGCAACGGGGTGCCGATGGTCGGGATCGGCATCATCAAGCAGTCGACCGCCAACACGATCGCGGTCGCCGAGGCGGCCAAGGCCGAGATGGAGCAGATCAACGCGACGCTGCCCGAGGGTATGGACCTAAAGCAGAGCTACGATACCTCGGTCTTCGTCAAGGGGGCGATCCACGAGGTCTACAAGACGCTCGCGATCGCGATTGGCCTCGTCGTCCTGGTGATCTTCCTGTTCCTCGGCACCGTGCGTGCAACCCTGGTGCCGGCGGTGACGGTGCCGGTGTCGCTGGTCGCGACCTTCACGGTCCTGCTGGCCTTGGGCTTCTCGATCAATATCCTGACGCTGCTGGCCCTGGTGCTCGCGATCGGCCTGGTCGTCGACGACTCGATCGTCGTGCTCGAGAACATCCACCGACGCATGGAAGAGTACGGCGAGACCCGGTTGGTCGCCGCCTTTCGCGGCACCCGCCAGGTCGGCTTCGCCGTCGTCGCGACGAGCTTGGTACTGGCTGCCGTCTTCGTGCCGATCGCCTTCCTCCAGGGCGACGTCGGGCGGCTGTTCGCCGAATTCGCGCTGACCATGGTCGCGGCGGTCGGTTTCTCGACGCTGGTCGCGCTGACCCTCTCGCCGATGCTTGCCTCCAAGGTCCTGGCGCCGAGCCACGCCGGGGGCCTGGGCGGCTTGGTCGACCGCGCCTTCGGCCGGGTGCGCCGCGGCTACCGCACCTTGCTCGGCCTGTTCCTGGCCAGGAAGTGGCTGATCGGGCTCCTGTTCACGGCGACCCTGGCCGGTGCCCTGTGGCTCTTCGACGCCATCCCGCAGGAGTACGCGCCGAAGGAGGACCGGGGCGCCTTCTTCGTCCTCGTCAATGGCCCGGAGGGGGCCTCGTTCCGCTACATGTCGCGCTACATGGACGAGATCGAGCGGCGCCTCCTACCCTACGCCGAGCGCGGCGAGGCGATCCGGGTGCTGGTGCGGGCACCGCGCTCGTTCGGCAACAACGCCATCTTCAACACCGGCATGGTCATCGTCGTCCTCAATGATTTCGCGATGCGACGGTCCGGGTGGGCGATCATGAACGAGATCCGCGCGTCGCTCGCCGAACTGCCCGGGGTCACGGCGTTTCCGGTCATGCGCCAGGGCTTCGGGGCGCGCATCCAGAAGCCGGTGCAGTTCGTCATCGGCGGCGGCACCTATGAGGAGTTGGCGGCCTGGCGCGACATACTGCTGGCCCGGATCGAGGAGGACAACCCCGGCCTGACCGGGATCGACTGGGACTACAAGGAGACCAAGCCGCAGCTACGCGTCGCGATCGACTATGACCGAGCAGCCGACCTCGGTGTCAGCGTCAGTACGATCGGGCGCACGCTGGAGACGATGCTCGGTTCGCGCCAGGTGACGACCTACATCGATGCCGGCGAGGAATACGATGTGATCCTGGAGGGCGAGCGCGCGGCCCAGCGCACGCCCGCGAGCCTCGAGAACCTCTACGTCCGTTCGCAGCGCAGCGGCGAGCTGGTCCCGCTCGCCAATCTGGTCACGATCGAGGAGATGGCCGATTCACCGAGCCTCAACCGCTACAATCGGATGCGGGCCATCACGATCGAGGCCAATCTGAGCGATGAACTCGCCCTCGGCGAGGCGCTCGATTTTTTGCAGGGCCTTGTCGCCGAGCATCTGCCCGAGCAGGCCCAGATCGATTACAAGGGCCTGTCGCAGGACTTTCGCGATAGTGCCGGCGGTGTCCTGTTCGTCTTTCTGCTCGGGGTCGTCGTCGTCTTCCTCGTCCTCGCCGCCCAGTTCGAGAGCTGGGTGCACCCGCTCGTCATCATGCTCACGGTGCCGCTTGCGATGGCCGGGGCACTGTTCGGCCTCTGGCTGACCGGTCAGACGATGAACCTCTACAGTCAGATCGGCCTCATCATGCTGGTCGGGCTGGCGGCCAAGAACGGCATCCTGATCGTCGAGTTCGCCAACCAACTGCGTGATCAGGGCCGGACCTTTCGCGACGCCCTGCTCGAAGCGGCCGACGTGCGCCTGCGCCCGATCGTGATGACCGGCATCACGACCGCCGCCGGCTCGCTGCCGCTGCTACTCTCGGCCGGCGCTGGGGCCGAAACGCGTACGGTGATCGGTACCGTGATTCTCTTCGGCGTGCTCGCCGCGACCCTCTTCACCCTGTTCGTGGTCCCGGTGGCCTACGACCTGCTCGCGCGGCGTACCGGCTCGCCCGGGGACGTCAAACGGCGACTGCTCGCCGAGTCGGCAGCCGCTGACAAAATGCAGTGA
- a CDS encoding efflux RND transporter periplasmic adaptor subunit, with translation MVRFPSLILFALILSFGVHAEPPPEGPAVIVAEARLRPLADRVEALGTLKANESVAITANVTEVITAIHFDDGERVQRDQVLVEMDRGEQQALLDEAIARLGEAERQYERVKSLVAQRSASESLFDERRRDVETTRALVVAIRARLADRVIKAPFDGVVGLRNISLGALVEPGDLITTIDDDSVMKLDFAVPSVYLTTLAPGMSIEARARAYGDKVFTGAIRGIDSRVDPVTRSIQVRAIIPNPERRLRPGVLMRVDLRRNERDAPVIPEAALVQVGRDHFVLVVDAEGLVERRRVEIGTRLPGAVEIRDGLGVGERVVSHGQDKVRPGQAVRILAVDDGQRTLREMLEGGQ, from the coding sequence ATGGTGCGCTTCCCGTCCCTGATCCTTTTTGCCCTCATCCTGTCCTTCGGGGTCCATGCCGAGCCGCCGCCGGAGGGGCCGGCGGTGATCGTCGCCGAGGCCCGGTTGCGGCCGCTGGCCGATCGCGTCGAGGCGCTCGGAACGTTGAAGGCTAACGAGTCGGTCGCGATCACGGCCAATGTCACCGAGGTGATCACGGCGATTCACTTCGACGACGGCGAGCGGGTCCAGCGCGACCAAGTCCTGGTCGAGATGGATCGCGGCGAGCAGCAGGCCTTGCTCGACGAGGCCATTGCCCGCCTCGGCGAGGCCGAGCGCCAGTACGAACGGGTCAAATCGCTCGTCGCCCAGCGCTCGGCCTCGGAGTCACTGTTCGATGAGCGCCGGCGCGATGTGGAGACGACCCGGGCGCTGGTCGTCGCGATCCGCGCGCGGCTCGCCGACAGGGTCATAAAGGCGCCCTTCGACGGCGTCGTCGGGCTGCGTAACATCAGCCTCGGCGCCCTGGTCGAACCGGGCGACCTGATCACGACGATCGACGACGACAGCGTCATGAAGCTCGACTTCGCGGTGCCGAGCGTCTATCTGACGACCCTCGCCCCCGGGATGTCGATCGAGGCACGCGCCCGCGCCTACGGCGACAAGGTCTTCACCGGAGCGATCCGCGGTATCGACAGCCGCGTCGATCCGGTCACCCGTTCGATCCAGGTGCGCGCGATCATCCCCAACCCCGAGCGACGCCTGCGCCCCGGGGTGCTGATGCGCGTCGACCTGCGGCGCAACGAGCGAGACGCGCCCGTGATCCCGGAGGCGGCCCTGGTACAGGTCGGTCGCGATCACTTCGTGTTGGTCGTCGACGCGGAGGGGCTCGTCGAGCGGCGCCGCGTCGAGATCGGCACCCGGCTACCGGGGGCCGTCGAGATCCGCGACGGGCTGGGCGTCGGCGAGCGGGTCGTCAGCCACGGCCAGGACAAGGTGCGACCGGGCCAGGCGGTGCGGATCCTGGCCGTCGACGATGGTCAGCGAACGCTGCGCGAGATGCTGGAGGGGGGGCAGTGA
- a CDS encoding DUF808 domain-containing protein has product MAGTSLFALIDDIATVLDDISVMTKVAARKTAGVLGDDLALNAQQVVGVLAERELPVVWAVAVGSLKNKAILIPAALLISAVAPWAILPLLMVGGAFLCYEGFEKLAHRYLHTPDEERQERDQLSEALLDPGQSMAAFERQKIRGAIRTDFVLSAEIIVITLGIVAEAPLPTQLAVLVGIALLMTAGVYGLVGGIVKLDDLGLYLRRRPGTGPGMAVLRALGQRLINAAPLLMKGLAVVGTAAMFLVGGGILVHGVPGAEHLLHSPVAAARELPAVGGFLAPLVGALANAAVGLAAGALLLALVTAGRRLRGVIQGKE; this is encoded by the coding sequence ATGGCCGGCACCAGCCTCTTTGCCCTGATCGACGATATCGCAACCGTCCTCGACGACATCTCGGTGATGACCAAGGTCGCGGCCCGCAAGACGGCAGGCGTCCTCGGCGACGACCTGGCGCTCAACGCCCAGCAGGTCGTGGGAGTGCTAGCCGAGCGCGAGCTGCCCGTGGTCTGGGCGGTCGCCGTCGGATCCTTGAAGAACAAGGCCATCCTGATCCCGGCCGCCCTCCTGATCAGCGCGGTCGCACCCTGGGCGATCCTGCCGCTGCTAATGGTCGGCGGCGCCTTCCTCTGCTATGAGGGCTTCGAGAAGCTCGCCCATCGCTATCTCCACACGCCAGACGAGGAGCGTCAAGAGCGCGACCAGCTCTCCGAGGCGCTCCTGGACCCCGGCCAAAGCATGGCGGCCTTCGAACGGCAGAAGATTCGCGGCGCGATCCGCACCGATTTCGTACTCTCCGCCGAGATCATCGTCATCACGCTCGGAATCGTCGCCGAAGCACCCCTGCCGACCCAACTCGCCGTCCTCGTCGGCATCGCCTTGTTGATGACGGCCGGCGTCTACGGCCTGGTCGGCGGCATCGTCAAGCTCGACGATCTCGGTCTCTACTTGCGCCGACGCCCAGGCACGGGCCCCGGCATGGCTGTCCTACGCGCCCTCGGCCAACGACTGATTAACGCCGCACCGCTCCTGATGAAGGGGCTCGCCGTCGTCGGCACGGCCGCCATGTTTCTCGTCGGCGGCGGGATCCTGGTTCATGGCGTGCCGGGCGCCGAGCACTTGCTGCACAGCCCCGTCGCGGCAGCCCGCGAACTTCCGGCGGTCGGCGGGTTCCTAGCGCCGCTCGTCGGAGCCCTGGCGAACGCTGCCGTCGGCCTCGCCGCCGGCGCCCTGCTACTCGCACTCGTGACCGCCGGCAGGCGGCTCCGCGGCGTGATTCAGGGAAAAGAGTGA